The Euphorbia lathyris chromosome 2, ddEupLath1.1, whole genome shotgun sequence genome includes a window with the following:
- the LOC136217201 gene encoding uncharacterized protein, with translation MKMLSRSCLFLLLAAFLAGIIQQTNAESYYCSHTSRCGAKYLECPAECPSLSSEDPKAKVCYVNCNSPQCYSQCKHRKANCDTPGSACFDPRFIGGDGVVFYFHGKSDQHFSLVSDSDLQINGGFIGHRPVGRSRDFTWIQALGILFNSHSFTLEATKAATWDAEIDHLKFSYNGEELVVPEGSLSTWYSPEKDVKVERVSSKNSVILTLKDAAEIMVNVVPVTKEDDRIHKYQIPADDCFVHLEIQFRFMNLSPKVDGVLGRTYRPDFENPAKPGVAMPVLGGEENYRIASLLSSECKSCIFSPQEKKETSSMMNYLTLDCTHTSSAGYGIVCKK, from the exons ATGAAGATGTTAAGCAGGAGCTGTTTGTTTCTCCTTCTGGCAGCCTTCCTTGCAGGCATTATACAGCAGACTAATGCCGAGTCTTACTATTGCAGCCATACCAGCCGATGCGGGGCCAAGTATTTAGAGTGCCCTGCCGAATGCCCCAGCCTATCCTCTGAAGACCCCAAAGCTAAGGTCTGCTATGTCAACTGTAACTCTCCTCAATGCTACTCTCAGTGCAAGC ATCGCAAAGCAAACTGTGACACCCCAGGCTCAGCATGCTTCGATCCCCGTTTCATTGGTGGAGATGGTGTTGTTTTCTATTTCCATGGAAAGAGTGACCAACATTTCAGCTTAGTATCAGATTCTGATCTTCAGATTAACGGCGGTTTCATCGGGCACAGGCCTGTAGGCAGAAGCAGGGACTTCACTTGGATTCAAGCTCTGGGAATCCTTTTCAACTCTCATTCATTCACTCTTGAGGCCACTAAGGCTGCAACTTGGGATGCTGAGATTGACCATTTGAAGTTCAGTTACAATGGGGAAGAGTTAGTGGTTCCTGAAGGATCCCTTTCCACGTGGTATTCTCCAGAGAAAGATGTGAAAGTTGAGAGAGTTTCAAGCAAGAACAGTGTGATTCTGACACTCAAGGATGCTGCTGAGATTATGGTGAATGTGGTGCCTGTGACTAAAGAAGATGATAGGATCCATAAATATCAAATACCTGCTGATGATTGCTTTGTACATTTGGAGATTCAGTTCAGGTTCATGAACCTTTCACCTAAGGTAGATGGAGTTTTAGGAAGGACTTATAGGCCTGATTTTGAGAACCCAGCAAAGCCAGGCGTTGCAATGCCAGTTCTAGGAGGTGAGGAAAATTACAGAATTGCATCTCTTCTTTCATCAGAGTGCAAATCTTGCATTTTCTCTCCCcaagagaagaaagaaacctcTTCCATGATGAACTATCTCACCCTTGACTGCACCCATACCTCATCTGCAGGATATGGAATTGTTTGcaagaaataa
- the LOC136220659 gene encoding beta-galactosidase 15-like, whose amino-acid sequence MMGFSYSVIILLAICSIGFAFEVSYDGRAIKIDGERKLILSGSIHYSRSTLGMWPDLIRKSKEGGLNTIETYVFWNAHEPERRKYDFSGNKNLVKFIKTIKHEGLYSILRIGPYVCAEWTYGGFPVWLHNLPGIQFRTNNEVYKKEMQTFTTLIVDMMKREKLFASQGGPIILAQIENEYGNVEWAYGDGGSQYVKWCANMAESFKVGVPWIMCQQNNAPAPMISACNGYYCDQWYPKSNSTPKVWTENWGGWFQNWGDRNPHRAAEDIAFAVARFIQLKGTVHNYYMYHGGTNFGNTGGGPYITTSYDYDAPLDEFGNLRQPKWGHLKNLHEVLKSMEKIITYGDVNTTDYHDSKTVSIYSHNGKRICFFSNIDAQKDKTLTFEGKDYIIPAWSVTILDDCKTEVYSTAKVNAQTAIMENKIEDWNGKLEWESRPEKALHINPSTGLIKGSTLATNQLLDQKVATNGTSDYLWLLTNYYHNTSDPNWCKDDNYMVLHVQTKGHVIHAFVNGKYAGSQWARGGNYEFVFEREIKLHQGENRISIVSSTVGLHNYGPHFENIDTGIHGPIQIISRSKSGFPDVVKDISSSRWVYKTGLHGEDLGLPQVDPHHHLYFYFGRNNNCNRPFIWYKTTFKTPSGKDPVVVDLIGMGKGTAWVNGKSIGRYWPKAIAPGSGCGHCDYRGTYGPSKCATGCGKPTQRYYHIPRDWLNEKANNLVLFEELGGNPQNITFQTVTVGKVCGNAYQGKVLELSCQGGKTFSDITFASFGSPNGACGSFTQGNCHVDALPIVQKACLGKEKCSLLVSKDSFGALSCQSDTYRLAVEAVC is encoded by the exons ATGATGGGTTTTTCATATTCTGTAATTATTTTACTAGCTATTTGCTCAATTGGTTTTGCTTTTGAGGTTAGCTATGACGGTAGAGCTATTAAGATCGATGGAGAGAGGAAACTAATCCTTTCTGGTTCTATTCATTACTCTCGTAGCACTCTTGGG ATGTGGCCGGATCTAATCAGAAAATCTAAAGAAGGAGGTCTTAATACTATTGAGACTTATGTTTTTTGGAATGCTCACGAGCCTGAACGACGCAag TATGACTTTTCTGGAAATAAGAATCTGGTTAAATTTATCAAAACCATCAAGCATGAGGGACTTTATTCAATTCTGAGAATTGGACCATACGTTTGTGCCGAATGGACTTATGg AGGATTTCCAGTTTGGTTGCATAACTTGCCAGGCATTCAATTCAGAACTAATAATGAAGTTTATAAg AAAGAGATGCAAACCTTCACAACATTGATTGTGGACATGATGAAACGTGAAAAACTTTTTGCATCACAAGGAGGGCCTATAATCCTTGCTCag aTTGAAAATGAGTATGGAAATGTTGAATGGGCTTATGGAGATGGTGGATCTCAATATGTGAAATGGTGTGCTAATATGGCTGAAAGCTTCAAAGTTGGTGTTCCCTGGATTATGTGCCAACAAAACAATGCCCCTGCCCctatg ATTAGTGCTTGCAATGGTTATTATTGTGATCAATGGTATCCTAAGAGCAATAGCACTCCTAAGGTGTGGACTGAGAATTGGGGTGGCTG GTTCCAAAATTGGGGAGACAGAAATCCCCATAGGGCTGCTGAGGATATTGCATTTGCTGTTGCACGTTTCATCCAACTTAAAGGAACTGTCCATAATTACTACATG TACCATGGAGGCACCAACTTTGGTAACACTGGTGGAGGCCCATACATCACTACATCATATGATTATGATGCACCACTTGACGAATTTG GTAATTTGCGCCAACCCAAATGGGGTCATCTTAAAAACCTTCATGAGGTTTTGAAATCAATGGAGAAAATTATCACATATGGTGATGTAAACACTACTGATTACCATGACAGTAAAACT GTTTCCATTTACTCACATAATGGGAAGAGAATTTGCTTCTTTTCAAACATTGATGCTCAAAAAGACAAGACCTTGACATTTGAGGGCAAAGATTATATCATTCCTGCTTGGTCTGTTACTATCCTTGATGACTGCAAAACTGAAGTTTACAGCACTGCCAAG GTGAATGCCCAAACTGCTATTATGGAGAATAAGATTGAGGATTGGAATGGTAAATTGGAATGGGAATCCAGACCTGAGAAAGCACTTCACATTAATCCTAGTACTGGATTAAttaagggaagtactttggctACTAATCAGCTTTTAGACCAGAAAGTTGCTACTAATGGTACTAGTGATTATTTGTGGCTTTTGACCAA CTATTACCATAATACATCTGATCCAAATTGGTGCAAAGATGATAATTATATGGTTCTTCATGTGCAAACCAAGGGACATGTTATTCATGCTTTTGTTAATGGAAAATATGCTG GATCCCAATGGGCAAGAGGTGGTAATTACGAATTTGTGTTCGAGAGGGAGATTAAATTGCACCAAGGCGAAAACAGAATTTCCATAGTCAGCTCTACTGTTGGACTGCAC AACTATGGTCCTCATTTTGAAAACATAGACACTGGAATTCACGGTCCAATCCAAATAATTTCAAGAAGCAAATCCGGTTTCCCAGATGTTGTAAAAGACATATCTTCAAGCAGATGGGTATACAAAACTGGATTACACGGGGAAGACTTAGGACTTCCTCAAGTTGATCCTCACCACCACCTCTACTTTTATTTCGGCAGGAATAATAATTGCAACCGACCCTTCATTTGGTACAAG ACAACATTCAAAACTCCATCAGGAAAAGACCCAGTGGTAGTGGACTTGATTGGAATGGGGAAAGGAACTGCTTGGGTGAATGGGAAAAGCATAGGCAGGTACTGGCCAAAAGCAATAGCTCCAGGAAGTGGGTGTGGTCATTGTGATTATAGAGGTACATATGGTCCAAGTAAATGTGCAACTGGCTGTGGAAAGCCTACACAAAGATACTATCATATTCCTAGAGACTGGTTGAATGAAAAAGCCAATAATCTTGTTTTGTTTGAAGAACTGGGAGGAAATCCTCAAAATATTACCTTCCAAACTGTTACTGTGGGTAAAGTTTGTGGAAATGCTTACCAAGGCAAAGTTTTAGAGTTATCCTGCCAAGGTGGAAAGACCTTTTCTGATATCACATTTGCTAGCTTTGGTTCTCCTAATGGTGCTTGTGGATCTTTTACTCAAGGGAATTGCCATGTTGATGCTTTGCCCATTGTTCAAAag GCTTGTTTGGGCAAGGAAAAGTGCTCTCTGCTTGTGTCCAAGGATTCTTTTGGAGCTTTGAGTTGCCAATCTGATACTTACAGGCTGGCTGTTGAAGCTGTTTGTTAA